A stretch of DNA from Spirosoma endbachense:
AAAAGCGAAACAGGCGCTCAGAATGCCCGAAATGGTGGCGACGATAATTCCTTTTTTGAGGTTAAATTCGGCAACGGTGGCTTTTTGTTGCGCCGGGTTGAGTTCCCGCTCTTTCAAGACACCAGCCCAGCCACAAACGGCAATTCCAGCCAGACATAACGCCACTCCGCCCAGTGTGTAATGACCCGTACTGGTGTGGAGAAGCATATCTATTTTTCCGTCCCAGATCGGTGGTACAAGGGTTCCAAACGCCGAGCAATAACCCAATGCTACAGCCATACCCAGAGAGATACCCAGATATCGCATGGTCAGGCCGAAGGTTAATCCGCCAATGCCCCAAAGAACGCCAAAAAAATAGGTCCAGAAGAGGGTATTGCTATTGGCCGATGTGATACTTGGAATCAGCCCATGTACGGTTAAACTCCCCATCACCCAGGGCACAATGATCCATGATGCCACCCCGCCCACAATCCAGGCACTCTCCCACGACCATTGCTTAACGTTACGGAAGGGCAAATAAAAACTGCCGGAAGCAAACCCGCCGACAGCATGATAAAAAACTCCCAAAATGGCATTCATAGAAAAACGGTTTAGGAAAATGTCAGACGGATCAACCGCCCACCGGTCAGGGAAAAAGACAGTAACTTGTAAAGATGATACGTAATGACGAGAGAACTTTCCTGCTCTTTCCTGCCGTGTTCAGAAACAGAACGTTTTACGCGCCTTCTCTGATAAGAATCTGAGGGTGTATGCCTACTCATTTACGAGAATGGCAGCTATCACCTAAGTTTCGTCAACAGAATTTGTTCATAAATCAACTAAAAATAACGCGACTGGCACCGCATTAATCTATCGGCACCAGTCGCGTCTCCCGAAACTGTAGAATTTCAAGCAGAATCAGGCCGAGTAACCCCGTGTTTCTACTTCCTGAACAGCTTCACCTGTCAGTTCATCTAAAAACTGATCGTGAGTCATGGGTTTAGAAAACATGGGGAAGTTTTTGGCGCAGGCAAATTTTTGTTCTTCTTCGCTAAGGGTGGCAGTGCAGTCGGTAAGCGTTACGACTTCAAAGCCTTTTTCGTAGCCGGAACGCATGGTCGATTCCACGCAGCAGTTGGTGAGAAAACCACCCAGCGCAATCGTTTCGATGCCTTTACTCCGAAGAATAAAGTCAAGATTGGTGCTGGCGAACGCATCCAGACCGCGTTTACCTTCCAGCACAATATCGCCGGGCTGTGGGGCCAGCGA
This window harbors:
- the rhaT gene encoding L-rhamnose/proton symporter RhaT, translating into MNAILGVFYHAVGGFASGSFYLPFRNVKQWSWESAWIVGGVASWIIVPWVMGSLTVHGLIPSITSANSNTLFWTYFFGVLWGIGGLTFGLTMRYLGISLGMAVALGYCSAFGTLVPPIWDGKIDMLLHTSTGHYTLGGVALCLAGIAVCGWAGVLKERELNPAQQKATVAEFNLKKGIIVATISGILSACFAFALTAGKPIAKMAVTNGTDPLWQNNAIYPVLMFGGFTTNFIWCMILNRRNRSFGDYTDSQTPLLRNYIWAMLAGTTWYFQFFFYGMGDNYLPDGIRFAGWTMHMAFIITFSTLWGLVLWEWRGASRRTYSVVFAGLLLIVLSTVLIGLGTQA
- a CDS encoding cysteine hydrolase produces the protein MNPQKTAVVLIEYQNNFTSPGGSLHDAVKGVMESTNMLANTLDLVQKAREAGAVVIHSPISFQEGYFEITKHPYGILKGVVDSQSFRKGSWGVDIIDSLAPQPGDIVLEGKRGLDAFASTNLDFILRSKGIETIALGGFLTNCCVESTMRSGYEKGFEVVTLTDCTATLSEEEQKFACAKNFPMFSKPMTHDQFLDELTGEAVQEVETRGYSA